GGTTTCTTTCGATTTTTTTCCATGACCCACATAATCGGAAACAATAGGACAGCAGCCCCTAAAAATCGCAAAAATGCAACAGTGGCAGGTTCAAAGCTTTGAACGGCAATTTTACCTGCAATAAAGGCACTTCCCCATGTAGCCGTGGCGATAAACAACATTCCGTAAATCATCCATTTCTTTTTCATTCCAATCCCCTAACCAATCATTTTAATAACTTGTATTGTACCATCTTTTTCGTGTTGCGAAATATAAAATTGCATTTGAACTTCATTTTATTTTTAGAAGACCAATTCATACATAAAACACCTTTAGGTGGAAAACGATATAAAAACTGGGAGGGGTTTATTGTGAAGAAAAAAATTCCTAAATTGTTGATGAAAAGTCTCAACACTGAACCTGAATTTAACGAAGAATCCAATGTAGAGGACATTGAAATAAAAAAACAAGACATAAGTCCTGATATTGAGAAAAACTTAGAGACATTTAAGAAGATATTTACAGTACCGGATAATGCAGATGTCAAATTACGAGAGTTTACGATTCAACAGCTTAACCGTAAGGCATTTCTCCTTTATATCAGTACAATGGCAGATTTACAAAATATTATGGCAGGCATAGAGGGGCCATTGATTGATAGCGAGCACCCTGGATCAAAAATCAAAGATATCGTTTCCTACCCAATTGAAAAAACATCTACCAATATTGGGGATATAACGGAATTTATTGCGGCAGGGGTCACGGCCCTTTTTGTCGATGGCGATCCTGATTGCTATTTATTTGAAACGACAAAAATTCGAGGCCGGTCGATTGAAAAGTCTGAAAATGAGGTCATTGTAAAAGGGGCAAAAGAGGCCTTTAATGAAAAGGTCATTGACAATATAGCTTTAATCCGGAAAAAAATTAAAAATGAAAACCTTATCGTTAAAACGCAGACGATTTCAAAACGTTCGAGAAATACTGTTTTTCTTGTTTATCAAAAGGACCTTGTAAATGAGGAGCTGCTTCAAAATGTAAAAGAAAGGCTAAAATCATTTGAAACTGATAGTACGATTGATTTAAGCATTTTGGAGCAATATCTAGAGGAACGTCCCAGGTCCTTATTTCCAACAATTGTATATACCGAACGTCCTGATCGTGCCTGTGCATTTATTGAAGAAGGTCATATTATTTTACTGATGGAAAACTCACCAAGCTGTTTAATCCTGCCTGCTACCTTTTGGGCGATGTTTCATTCTCCGGAAGATCATTACCTGCGGGCGCCATACGGTAATTTCATTCGAATATTACGATTCCTGGCTCTATTTGTTGCTTGTTTTACCTCCCCAATCTATCTTGCGATTACGAACTTTCATGTTGGAATGATTCCACCGGATTTATTGATGGCGATTGCAGGAACTAGGGAAAGGGTGCCTTTTCCATCGATTATTGAAGTGTTGATGATGGAACTTGCCTTTGAGCTGATTCGTGAAGCAGGATTACGCGTTCCGTCACCGATTGGTCCAACAATTGGGATTGTGGGTGCATTAATCTTAGGTCAAGCTGCTGTTCAAGCGAATATCATAAGTCCAATCGTTATCATCGTTATTGCATTAAGCGGGTTAAGCTCTTTTATTATTATTGATATAAGTATGAATTTTGCTATTCGAATTGCCCGTTTTTTATTTATCTTCACAGCAGGATTTATCGGAATCTATGGAGTCACCGCTTTATTTATTGGAGGACTCTTTTATTTAGTATCATTGAAGTCCTTCGGCACATCATATTTTGCACCGATGACACCACATTCCTTCTCTTCAAAGGACCTGCTGATACGCCATATCCCAGTGAAGGAAAGGTTCCGACCCGGATATTTAAAACCAAGGGATATGGTTAAACAAAGAAAGGGATAAAACGATATGAAACAGCAATCTGCAAAAATTGGCGTTCGTGAATATGTTTCCATCGCAGTTTTAATGGTTGGGACGAAAGCTACTGAGGATACTCCGGCCAATCTGTACAGTCAGGTACAAAATGCAGCATGGATGATTCCGCTTCTATCAGCGGGATTCTTTTTTATCCCTCTTTATTTATTAATAAAAACAATGTCATTGTATGAAGGAAAGGATTTATTTTCCGTCATTAAAAAAATACTCGGAAAATACCTAGGTTTTATGGTTTGCCTTGTGATTTTTATCATCAATTCATTTGCTGTTTCGTTTGATACCAGAACGTATACCAATATCATTCGATCATTTTATTTTACGACAACACCTACTCTCATCATCTACGCCATTTTAATGTTTATTTGTGCATATGGCGCCAAGAAAGGACTTCAACACATTGGGTCGGTGTCTTATCTAATTGTGTTCTATGCAGTAGTATCTTTGTATGTGGCCTTATGGCTAGGTACAAAGCATGCCAATATTAATTCGATGTTTCCCCTTTGGGGCCCTGGAGCATTTGTGCTGGTGAAGGAAGGAGCACAAAAGGTCACAATCTTTGCCGATTTTTTTCTATTGACCATGGTTTTACCATATCTCAAATCAAACAAAGCATTCAAAAAAGGAACTTGGTTTTCCTATATATATATTTGCATTCAAATTAGTATGTCGATTCTTATTTTTGTCTGCATGTTTGACGAATCCTTAGGGGGAACTGCCTACCCTTTCCACACATTGATTCGTTATATTTCACTAGGCCACTACATTCCGAATGTTGAAATCATTTTTTTCATCATCTGGATCATGGCGGCATTTATTCGTTTTACTGCATTTTTATACATAAATGCGCTTATGTTTGGTAATCTTTTTAAAATTAAAGACTTTGAGTACCTAATCCCATCACTGGCGACGATTTATTTAATGGTAGGCTTTATTCCTGAAGCGCCGATTAATGTCAGTCTGCAATTTAAACCTATCATATGGAGTACGGCAGGTCCTATGTTCGCTGGAATTTCAATACTTTTATGGCTAGTTGCGTTAATAAGGGGAGAATTTAAACATGCAAAAAACAAAAACATTATGTAGATTATTGTTGTTTTTCCTCATGCTTTGCTTATTATCAGGGTGTTGGGATCGGGAAGAACTAGAGGATAAAGCCTATGTCATCGGACTGGGACTTGATCGCTCTAAAGATAAAGATAAAATTAAAATTACAATGTTACTTGCTAACCCTGAAGTGGGAAGTATGCAAGGGGGTGGTGGTTCAACAGAGAAACCACGGGAAATCATATCATTTGATGCAAATGATTTCATCGCAGCAAAAGCAACTGCAAATTCCATCATTTCTCGGAATATTAGCTACGAACTATTAAGAATATTTGTGGTTTCCGAAGAATTTGCTAGAGATTCAAGTTTTTCTACTACATTTACTGATGTTTTAAAAGATAAAGAAATCCGCCTAAATAGTTATATCGCCGTTTCTAAAGAAAAGGCGTCACAGTATTTTATGAATAATAAACCTAGAATGGAAACAAGGCCGCATAAATATTTTCAATTTATGGTCAGTCACGGAATTGAAAATGGGCTCATTCCTGATTCTAACCTATTCCGATATTTCCAAACGGCGGAAAGAGGAAGCGATCTCTTTTTGGCCATGTATACTACTGCTAAAAGGCAAAAAGATCCTGAAATAAAAAGGGAGGATGAATATACGGCAGGGGAACTAAATGCAACGGGTGAACTGGATGACACACAATTTATTGGATCAGCTGTTTTTAAGAGTGGTGTAATGTTTGCTACACTAACCGGTCAAGAAACCCGTACAATCAATATTCTAGATGATACTACCGATATAAAAGATATATTAGTGAATATTCCAGATCCTTTTTCCGATAATAAGAAGCAATTCGCTGCAAGAGTTATGAAAACGAAAAACAATAAAATCAAAATGAACTTGAAGGGAATCACACCCAAGATTTTCATCACCATTCCTTTACAAATAGAGATTATGTCTAATCCTAGCATGGTCAACTTTGCGAAGCAAAAAAACCAACACATCATCAAAAAACATATCGCTAATCATTTTGAAAAAGGAAATATAAAACTTTTAAAGAAGACACAGACAGAATTGAAAGGAATTCCATATCCTTTGCCTGTATATTCAAAAAAATACTTTGCAACTATACAGGAATATAAAAAATTCAATTGGGTGAAAGCTTACCCGCGTGCTGACATCCATGTAAAAGTGGATATTACAATGGTTGATTATGGAAATCGAACAAGAAATGCTAAAAGGTTGGGGGAGTAACGGGTGCAATTATTTACAATCGGTACTCTAGTCGCGATTACAATCTATACCTGTGGGTTTGGTGTTACTCTATGGAAGGAAAAACAAAAGGTAAGTGCACTAGCTGTATTTTTTCTAACACTTGCTATCCTCGTTCTTCCTTTTTTCACTATTTTTTAATCATCCCTTTGATGGAGAACACTAGTATTTTAATTGTAATTTTTGGAAAATATAAAGGCGAGGTGATAGAATGGCTAATGCAAAAGTTGGCGATAAGATTTCCTTTAAACGTGATGGGA
This genomic stretch from Neobacillus niacini harbors:
- a CDS encoding spore germination protein — translated: MKKKIPKLLMKSLNTEPEFNEESNVEDIEIKKQDISPDIEKNLETFKKIFTVPDNADVKLREFTIQQLNRKAFLLYISTMADLQNIMAGIEGPLIDSEHPGSKIKDIVSYPIEKTSTNIGDITEFIAAGVTALFVDGDPDCYLFETTKIRGRSIEKSENEVIVKGAKEAFNEKVIDNIALIRKKIKNENLIVKTQTISKRSRNTVFLVYQKDLVNEELLQNVKERLKSFETDSTIDLSILEQYLEERPRSLFPTIVYTERPDRACAFIEEGHIILLMENSPSCLILPATFWAMFHSPEDHYLRAPYGNFIRILRFLALFVACFTSPIYLAITNFHVGMIPPDLLMAIAGTRERVPFPSIIEVLMMELAFELIREAGLRVPSPIGPTIGIVGALILGQAAVQANIISPIVIIVIALSGLSSFIIIDISMNFAIRIARFLFIFTAGFIGIYGVTALFIGGLFYLVSLKSFGTSYFAPMTPHSFSSKDLLIRHIPVKERFRPGYLKPRDMVKQRKG
- a CDS encoding GerAB/ArcD/ProY family transporter, with the protein product MKQQSAKIGVREYVSIAVLMVGTKATEDTPANLYSQVQNAAWMIPLLSAGFFFIPLYLLIKTMSLYEGKDLFSVIKKILGKYLGFMVCLVIFIINSFAVSFDTRTYTNIIRSFYFTTTPTLIIYAILMFICAYGAKKGLQHIGSVSYLIVFYAVVSLYVALWLGTKHANINSMFPLWGPGAFVLVKEGAQKVTIFADFFLLTMVLPYLKSNKAFKKGTWFSYIYICIQISMSILIFVCMFDESLGGTAYPFHTLIRYISLGHYIPNVEIIFFIIWIMAAFIRFTAFLYINALMFGNLFKIKDFEYLIPSLATIYLMVGFIPEAPINVSLQFKPIIWSTAGPMFAGISILLWLVALIRGEFKHAKNKNIM
- a CDS encoding Ger(x)C family spore germination protein, with protein sequence MQKTKTLCRLLLFFLMLCLLSGCWDREELEDKAYVIGLGLDRSKDKDKIKITMLLANPEVGSMQGGGGSTEKPREIISFDANDFIAAKATANSIISRNISYELLRIFVVSEEFARDSSFSTTFTDVLKDKEIRLNSYIAVSKEKASQYFMNNKPRMETRPHKYFQFMVSHGIENGLIPDSNLFRYFQTAERGSDLFLAMYTTAKRQKDPEIKREDEYTAGELNATGELDDTQFIGSAVFKSGVMFATLTGQETRTINILDDTTDIKDILVNIPDPFSDNKKQFAARVMKTKNNKIKMNLKGITPKIFITIPLQIEIMSNPSMVNFAKQKNQHIIKKHIANHFEKGNIKLLKKTQTELKGIPYPLPVYSKKYFATIQEYKKFNWVKAYPRADIHVKVDITMVDYGNRTRNAKRLGE